The Plasmodium relictum strain SGS1 genome assembly, chromosome: 9 genome window below encodes:
- the CA gene encoding carbonic anhydrase, putative, whose amino-acid sequence MKNIIFFIIILHFYSLEILNYVKTRRMLEILKNSTYELDNSLKFENTSRKSKEDNIKKKEKISSLRNSRDFNTDDMRTNNDNLLSLKTNKRNKRNYDIKDYQLFDNIYEQENAQNLNRMGNELNQLKDIKKYKESNKSMKNIKDSNYKDVSYDGDLKEENSNEEYSNEENSSEEYSNEKNSNEEYSNKENSSEEHSNEKNSNEEYLNKKGLNEHKSNKNSSHKDISPDKKYNTNNKNQNYKREMNNIKSNFNKNFLYSELKDIDYSQHGNNWGIGKCKNGKYQSPVDLHLQGLKERDLKNIADVYLNLFYDDDYAWNNYNKPWMKGDIFYYYEYLIKKLVINRKDNIFQIKAANNGVIPFGVLFTTDNPTMFYADQIHFHSPSEHTFQGSGNRREIEMQIFHYTNDIYEYDEEKWKNSKTKVNLNNKFKNDTNKKENNYHSYLVSFLMNSLSNSQLEKKYIKRLKSGKIKNQYQVLSITFTSAEINKSTIDHFKRLPSEKFLRTILNASYKVPVGSEPTLVDLDEVLNLDSLMMMLNIENMEFLSYHGSSTLPLCEENVHWKVAKQPLPVSTELILDFYKMLKKYTSDYKGSDNDNYRVLQNVEDNSKNYGKVYLIQGFPVQVLISSALSTLEDREVINIIKDASTKSFSSYQYFNYFLFYLFFIALKYLYNN is encoded by the exons atgaagaatataatttttttcataataatattacatttttatagtttagaaatattaaattatgttAAAACTAGGAGAATGCTAGAAATTCTAAAGAACTCTACATATGAGTTAGATAATTCTCTTAAATTTGAAAATACTAGTCGTAAGTCTAAGgaagataatataaaaaaaaaagagaaaatcaGCTCACTGAGAAATTCAAGAGATTTTAATACAGATGATATGAGAACAAACAATGATAACTTATTAAGTTTAAAGACAAATAAAAGGAATAAAAGGAATTATGATATAAAAGATTATCAATTAtttgataatatatatgaacaAGAAAATGCACAAAATTTAAATAGGATGGGAAATGAATTAAACCAATTAAAAGacataaaaaagtataaggaaagtaataaatcaatgaaaaatataaaagatagCAATTATAAAGATGTATCATATGATGGAGACTTAAAAGAGGAAAATTCAAATGAAGAATACtctaatgaagaaaattcaAGTGAAGAAtattcaaatgaaaaaaattcaaatgaaGAATACTcgaataaagaaaattcaaGTGAGGAACattcaaatgaaaaaaattcaaatgaagaatatttgaataaaaaaggTTTAAATGAAcataaatcaaataaaaatagctCACACAAGGATATTTCACctgataaaaaatataatactaataataagaatcaaaattataaaagagaAATGAACAATATTAAAAGCAATTTcaacaaaaattttttgtatagCGAATTAAAAGATATAGATTATTCTCAGCATGGCAATAATTGGGGTATAGGGAAATGCAAAAATGGGAAGTATCAATCACCAGTTGATTTACATTTGCAAGGATTAAAGGAAAGAGATTTAAAGAATATAGCAGATGTTtacttaaatttattttacgATGATGATTATGCTTGGAACAATTATAATAAACCTTGGATGAAAGgtgatattttttattattatgaatatttaataaagaaattagttattaatagaaaagataatatttttcaaattaaaGCAGCTAATAACGGTGTAATACCTTTTGGTGTTTTATTTACTACTGATAATCCAACTATGTTTTATGCAGATCAAATTCATTTCCATTCTCCAAGTGAGCATACATTTCAAGGGTCTGGTAATAGAAGAGAAATAGAAATgcaaatttttcattatacaAATGATATATACGAATACGATGaagaaaaatggaaaaacTCCAAAACAAAagttaatttaaataataaattcaaaaatgatacaaataaaaaggaGAACAATTATCATTCCTATCTTGTctcttttttaatgaatagtTTATCTAATTCACAATTggagaaaaaatatatcaaaagaCTTAAAAGtggtaaaataaaaaatcaataTCAAGTTTTATCCATCACATTTACTAGTGCAGAAATTAACAAATCTACCATTGATCACTTTAAGAGATTACCATCggaaaaatttttaagaacTATTTTAAATGCATCATATAAAGTTCCTGTTGGATCAG aaccTACATTAGTAGATTTAGATGAAGTTTTAAATTTAGATTCTCTAATGATGATGCTAAATATTGAGAATATGGAATTTTTATCTTATCATGGATCATCAACTTTACCTTTATGTGAAGAAAATGTTCACTGGAAAGTTGCTAAACAACCATTACCTGTATCAACTGAATTAATATtagatttttataaaatgctaaaaaaatatacatctGATTATAAAGGTAGTGATAATGATAACTACAGAGTTTTACAAAATGTAGAAGATAATTCCAAAAATTATGGAAaagtttatttaattcaagGTTTCCCAGTTCAAGTGTTAATATCTTCAGCATTGTCTACATTGGAAGATAGAGaagttattaatattattaaagatGCATCAACTAAATCTTTTTCTAGTTatcaatattttaattattttttattttaccttttttttatagcgttaaaatatttatataataattaa
- a CDS encoding vacuolar ATP synthase subunit f, putative, which translates to MASRRHKFFNETDLKIYIIGDEDSVVGFLLAGIGFRDGLGKKNFFIVNSKTNKTEIEDVFKEYTSKHDCGVILMNQQIADEIRYLVDLHDKILPTILEIPSKDKPFDPNKDSIIQRVKLFFGGDISHL; encoded by the exons atggCATCAAGAagacataaattttttaatgaaacagatttaaaaatatatatcataGGAGATGAa gattCTGTAGTAGGTTTTTTATTGGCAGGAATTGGGTTTCGTGATGGATTagggaaaaaaaatttttttatagtaaattcaa aaaCAAATAAAACAGAAATTGAAGATGTTTTCAAAGAATATACTTCAAAACATGACTGTGGtgtaattttaatgaatcaacaa aTAGCTGATGAAATTAGATATTTGGTTGATTTACATGATAAAATTTTACCAACAATTTTAGAAATACCATCAAAAGATAAACCATTTGATCCCAATAAAGATTCAATTATACAAAGagttaaacttttttttggAGGAGATATTTCACATTTATAA